The region TGGAAGTAACGCCGACTATCGGGCAGGGCGGACGCATCCGGCTTAAGCTTCGCATCAGCCAGAACATGCCGGGCCAGGCGCTGCAACAGGCCGATGGCGAAGTGTTAGCGATTGATAAACAAGAAATAGAAACGCAGGTGGAAGTAAAAGACGGCGAAACGCTGGCGCTTGGCGGAATTTTCCAGCAAAAAAATAAAGCCGGGAATGAACAGGTGCCGGTATTGGGAAATATTCCGCTCTTTGGGAGCCTGTTTCGTCATGACGGCAAAGACAACGAAAAACGCGAACTGGTGGTGTTTATTACGCCGCATATTATCAACGGAGCCTGATCCGCACGGGAGTTTTTAGCCATTATCGTCGCCGGATGTTTGACGCCGGGGTGGAATTAGCATACAAGGAGTACCGATTTGAGAGTCGGTCGGAGGCGGTGCATCCGTTGTTGTTTTTTCACTCCTGTGCGTCAGACGCGGTGATTTATTCGGTTGCCAAACTACCTTGAGTGTTGAGATAATTTTTGATCTGACTCTCGCACTATCGCTTAAGAGGTTTCAGTTCATTTCCCGCAGCTCAGGGTTATTGCTCGCGGGTTTATCATCAACGAATTGTCTTAGTAGTACCGAAAAAATGGCAGAGAAACGCAATATCTTTCTGGTTGGGCCTATGGGTGCTGGCAAAAGCACTATTGGGCGTCAGTTAGCACAACAGCTCAACATGGAATTTTACGACTCCGACCAGGAGATCGAAAAACGTACCGGGGCTGATGTCGGCTGGGTCTTCGATGTAGAAGGCGAAGAAGGTTTCCGTGATCGCGAAGAAAAAGTCATCAATGAGCTGACGGAAAAACAGGGTATTGTACTGGCGACCGGCGGTGGCTCTGTCAAATCCCGCGAAACCCGCAATCGTCTCTCCGCGCGTGGCGTGGTGGTCTATCTGGAAACCACTATCGAAAAGCAGCTGGCCCGTACTCAGCGCGATAAAAAACGCCCGCTGTTACAGGTCGATACGCCGCCGCGTGAAGTGCTCGAAGCGCTCGCTAACGAACGTAATCCGCTGTACGAAGAGATTGCCGACGTCACTATCCGTACTGACGATCAGAGCGCAAAAGTCGTGGCTAACCAGATTATCCATATGCTGGAAAATAACTGATTCCGGCGAAATCCTTACTCACCTGCGGGTAAATGCACAGAAGGTTACTGAACGTCATGGAGAGGTTAACGGTTACTCTCGGGGAACGTAGTTACCCTATCACCATCGCAGCCGGATTGTTCAACGATCCGGCTTCCTTTTGGCCTTTGCGTGCAGGTGACCAGACGATGTTGGTCACCAATGAAACGCTGGCGCCGCTGTGGCTGGATAAAGTCCGCTCTACGCTGGAACAGGTTGGCGTAAAGGTTGACCAGGTGATCTTGCCGGACGGCGAGCAGCATAAAAGCCTCGCTGTGCTGGAAACCGTGTTCAGCGCCCTGCTGGAAAAACCGCATGGCCGCGATACTACGCTTATCGCGCTCGGCGGCGGCGTTATCGGCGATCTTACCGGGTTCGCTGCCGCCTGTTATCAGCGCGGCGTGCGTTTTATCCAGGTGCCGACCACGCTGCTTTCACAGGTCGATTCCTCAGTTGGCGGCAAAACCGCCGTTAACCATCCGCTCGGCAAAAACATGATAGGCGCCTTCTGGCAGCCCGCCTCCGTGGTAGTCGATCTCGACTGTCTGAAAACCCTGCCCGCGCGTGAACTCTCCTCCGGTCTCGCGGAAGTGATCAAATATGGCATCATCCTCGACCGCGACTTCTTCGTGTGGCTGGAAGAGAATATTGATGCGCTGCTGTCGCTCGACGGCGCGGCGATGGCGTACTGTATTCGTCGCTGCTGTGAGATAAAAGCTGATGTCGTTGCCGCAGATGAGCGCGAAAGCGGTATGCGCGCGTTGCTGAACCTGGGCCATACTTTTGGTCACGCTATCGAAGCGGAAATGGGGTACGGCAACTGGCTGCATGGCGAGGCCGTGGCGGCGGGTATGGTGATGGCGGCTCGCGCCGCGCAGCGCCTTGGTCAGTTCGAGGCGCAGGATGTCGAGCGCATTATCGCGCTTCTGAAACGCGCCGGTCTGCCGGTTACCGGCCCGTCGTCGATGGCGGCCGAGGCGTATCTGCCGCACATGATGCGCGACAAAAAAGTGCTGGCTGGCGAGCTGCGTTTAGTGCTGCCGCTGGCTATCGGGAAGAGTGAAGTGCGCGGCGGAGTGCCGCACGATCTGGTATTAAGCGCAATTGCTGACTGTCAGCAGGCGTGATCATTAAAAAGTACTGTTCGCCAGCGATGGCGTTTTTACTATCGGGCAATAGCGTGGCACAGGCCGCACTGAGCCTTTGAGTGGGGTGTTAAATGGATGAATTCAAACCAGAAGACGAGCTGAAACCCGATCCCAGCGATCGTCGTCCTGGTCGTTCTCGTAAACCTGCTGAGTTCGATAACGAACCGCAAATCAACATTGATGACGTTGATGTCGACGCAGAAGATCGTCGTCCGGCGCGCACACGTCGCGCGCAGACAGAAGAGACTTACGAAGCGGATGAATCGCTGGTGGATGACGAGGTACAGGAACGTCGCCCGCGTAAGCGTAAAAAAGCGCCCCCGAAAGGGCCCATTTCTCGCCAGCATCTGATGATGGCGCTCGGTATTCTGGTACTGGTGCTGCTGATTATCGGCATCGGCTCAGCGCTGAAAGGCCCCGACGCCACTAAAGCGGATGACGCCCAGGCGCAGAACGCCGAGAAAAACATCGATCTGTCCGGTAACGCGGGCAGTCCGTCCGATCAGGCCAACGGCGCGCAGCCGCAGCCTGGCGATACCTCCGCCGCGAATCAGACCACGGGTAATTCGCCGCAGGATATCTCACTGCCGCCGGTGTCTTCTACCCCGACCCAGGCCCAGACGCCAGCCGCGCCGGAAGGCCAGCAGCGTGTCGAAGTGCCGGGCGATCTGAATAACGCGCTGACGCAGCAACAAGGCCAGATTGATAACGCGGTGTCGGGTTCGACGCTGCCGACCGAGCCTGCGACCGTTGCGCCGGTTAATGGTAATGGCGCCGCATCGCAGCAGCCGCCGCGCGACGCCGCGCAGGCCCAGACGCCGGCGCGCCATAATGCGAATACCACGCGCCCTGAGCGTAAACAGATGGTGATTGAGTCTGAGCCGCGTAAAGCGCAGACCACCCAGAGCAAACCGCAGCAGGCCCCAGCGAAGACTACCGCGACGGAACAGAAACCGGCCAGCGCGCCTAAGCGCAGCGAGCCTGCGACAGGCACCGCTTCCGCACCGGTGAAAGCGCCAGCATCAACCGCCGCGACGGCGCCGAAGAGCAGCGCGCCTGCGGCAAGCCAGTCCTCCGCCCCTGCGGGCGGCGCGAGCGCGGGTAATGTCGGTGCGCTGAAATCTGCTCCGGGTAGCCATTACACGCTTCAGTTGAGCAGTTCTTCGAACTACAACAACCTGAACGCGTGGGCGAAAAAAGAGAATCTGAAAAACTACGTGGTGTATCAGACCACCCGTAATGGTCAGCCGTGGTATGTGCTGGTGAGCGGCGTGTACGGCTCGAAAGATGAGGCGAAACGCGCTGTGTCTTCGCTGCCGGCAGACGTTCAGGCGAAAAACCCGTGGGCTAAGCCGATTCACCAGGTCCAGGCCGATCTGAAGTAATGAGTAAAGCGCAGTATGCTGTCGGAGCGTCCTCTCCACAGCGTGGGAAGGTATGAATTAATCAGGCAGCATGAAAAAATATCGCGCTTTTCTTAAATGGGCAGGGGGGAAATACCCCCTGCTCGAAGATATCAAACGTCATCTCCCTGAAGGGGAGTGTCTTATCGAGCCCTTCGTCGGCGCGGGATCGGTTTTTCTTAACACCGATTATTCGCGCTACGTGTTATCCGACATCAACAGCGATCTGATAAGCCTCTACACCACGGTGAAAGATAAAACGGACGATTACGTCAGCGAGGCGCGTCTGTTGTTTACCGCCGAGCATAATCAGGCCGAGGTGTACTATCAGCTGCGCGAAGAGTTTAACCAGAGCCGGGACGAGTTCCGCCGCGCGCTGCTCTTTTTGTATCTCAATCGCCACGGGTATAACGGCCTGTGCCGCTACAACCTGCGCGGCGAGTTCAATGTGCCGTTTGGCCGTTACAAAAAGCCCTATTTTCCGGAGACGGAGCTGTACCACTTCGCTGAGCGCGCCCAGAACGCGCTGTTTATTTGTGAATCCTATGACGCCAGCATGGCGCGGGCGCAGCAGGAGAACAGCGCTGTGGTCTATTGCGATCCGCCTTACGCGCCGCTCTCCGCCACCGCGAACTTTACGGCATATCATACGAACAGCTTTAATCTGGAACAGCAACAGCATCTGGCACAGCTTGCGGAAGGGCTGCAAAGCCAGCGTATTCCGGTGCTGATTTCCAACCACGACACCGAGCTGACCCGCCAGTGGTATCAGCAGGCGAAGCTGCATAAGGTGCGGGTACGACGCAGCATCAGCAGCAATGGCGGCACGCGCAGAAAGGTGGACGAACTGCTGGCGCTTTATGAAGCCTGAGCCGGTTCCGTCCGCCATATACACAAGACTTAATGGAGAAGCGGATGAAACAGTATTTGATTGCCCCCTCGATTCTGTCGGCCGACTTTGCCCGGCTGGGTGAAGACACCGCCCGGGTGCTCGCCGCCGGTGCCGACGTCGTCCATTTCGATGTTATGGATAACCATTATGTGCCCAACCTCACCATCGGCCCGATGGTGCTGAAGGCGCTGCGCGATTACGGCATCACGGCGCCAATCGACGTGCACCTGATGGTGAAACCGGTCGATCGCCTGATCCCGGATTTCGCCGACGCGGGCGCCAGCATCATTACATTCCACCCGGAAGCCTCCGAGCACATCGACCGCTCGCTGCAGCTTATCAAAGAGCACGGCTGCAAAGCGGGCCTGGTCTTTAACCCGGCGACGCCGCTGAGCTACCTCGACTACGTGATGGACAAGCTTGACGTTATTCTGCTGATGTCGGTAAACCCGGGCTTTGGCGGCCAGTCGTTTATCCCCCAGACGCTGGACAAGCTTAAAGAAGTGCGCCAGCGCATCGACGCCTCCGGGCGCGATATCCGTCTGGAGGTGGATGGCGGCGTGAAGGTCAGCAATATCGGCGCGATCGCCGCAGCGGGCGCCGACATGTTCGTGGCGGGCTCGGCCATCTTCAACGAGCCGGATTATCAGAAAGTCATCAACGATATGCGTAGTGAGCTGGCGAAGGTTTCTCATGGATAAGCTGCAATCGATTCGCGCTGTCGCGTTCGACCTCGACGGCACGCTGGTGGATAGCGCGCCGGGCCTGACGTATGCCGTGGATAACGCGCTCTATGCGCTGGAGCTCCCCACGGCGGGCGAGGCGCGCGTCATTACCTGGATTGGCAACGGCGCCGATGTGCTGGTTGAGCGCGCGCTCACCTGGGCGCGGCAGGAAAAGGCCGCGCTGCGCGCCGCCGCAGGAAAACCGGCGGAAACGGACGCTATTCCCGAAGACGAACAGGCCCGCATGATGCGTCGGCTGTTCGACCGCTATTATGGCGAGGCCGTGGAAGCGGGCAGCGTATTATTCCCTGACGTGTACGAGACGCTTGGCGCGCTGCGCCGTCACGGTCTGGCGCTTGGTCTGGTCACCAATAAGCCGACGCCCTTCGTCGCGCCTATGCTGGAATCACTCGGCATCGCGGAATACTTCAGCATTATTATCGGCGGCGACGACGTCCAGCATAAAAAACCACACCCGGAGCCGCTGCTGAAAGTCATGGAAGCGTTGCAGGTGTCGGCGCAGGAGTTGCTCTTTGTGGGCGATTCACGCAATGATATTCAGGCGGCGCATGCCGCCGGTTGCGCAAGCGTCGGCCTGAGCTATGGCTATAACTACGGCGAAGCGATAACGTTAAGCAACCCGGATCTCGTCTTTGACCATTTCCGCGACCTACTGCCCGCGTTCGGGCTACCCCACAGTGAAAATCAGGAATTAAAAAATGAGTAAGCCCATCGTTTTTAGTGGCGCGCAGCCATCCGGAGAACTGACCATCGGTAACTATATGGGTGCGCTGCGTCAGTGGGTTAACATGCAGGACGACTATCACTGCATCTACTGCATCGTGGATCAGCATGCCATCACTGTGCGTCAGGACCCGGCCGCGCTTCGCAAAGCCACGCTGGATACGCTGGCGCTTTATCTCGCCTGCGGCATCGACCCGAAAAAGAGCACCATTTTCGTTCAGTCCCACGTGCCGGAGCATGCACAACTGGGCTGGGCGCTGAACTGCTATACCTATTTCGGCGAGCTGAGCCGCATGACGCAGTTCAAAGATAAATCCGCGCGCTACGCGGAAAACATCAACGCTGGCCTGTTTGATTACCCGGTGCTGATGGCGGCGGATATCCTGCTGTATCAGACCAACCTGGTGCCGGTGGGCGAAGACCAGAAACAGCATCTGGAGCTGAGCCGCGACATCGCGCAGCGCTTCAATGCTATCTACGGCGATATTTTCCGCGTACCGGAGCCGTTCATCCCGAAATCGGGCGCGCGCGTGATGTCGCTGCTGGAGCCGACCAAAAAGATGTCCAAGTCCGATGACAATCGCAACAACGTGATCGGCCTGCTGGAAGACCCGAAATCAGTCGTGAAGAAAATCAAACGCGCGGTCACTGATTCCGACGAACCGCCGGTGGTGCGTTATGACGTGGCTAACAAAGCGGGCGTGTCCAACCTGCTGGATATTCTCTCGGCCGTGACCGGTCAGAGCATCCCGGAACTGGAGCAGCATTTCGAAGGCAAAATGTATGGCCACCTGAAAGGCGAAGTGGCAGATGCCGTTTCCGGCATGCTGACCGAGCTTCAGGAGCGTTATCATCGCTACCGCAACGACGAAGACTTTCTGCAGAGCGTGATGAAGGAAGGGGCCGAAAAAGCCCGTGCGCACGCTGGCGAAACGCTGAAGAAGGTATACGAAGCTATCGGCTTTGTGGCCCAGCCGTAAGGTCACGCAAAGAGAAAACCGGGGTAATCCCGGTTTTTTATTGCCGCCTGTAAACCCCTCGCGCGAGGGGTTTTTTATTTCTCAGACCAACGCTTACTGATCTGCCGCCGGCCCGCAGCCGCCGATCATTTTGGAAATAGAAATCGCCGGATGGAGCAAATAGTCATAGCTGCAGGTTTTGTTTTTATTTTCGATATGGCCGGTGCAGGCGGTCAGTGATGACAGTACGGCCGCCAGCATGGCGAGTTTAATCAGGTTTTTCATTGTGCATCCCTATTGATAAAGGTTCCTAAATAACTGATATGAATATCTTTTATGATAATTCATAACGGGATGACTTTATGCAGCTCCAGGCAGGGGAAGTCAACGTCAGTAACAGGACTTGCAGGGAAGGAAAAACCGCGCGGGCGCTGTTGTTCAGCGCCGCTGGTTATCGATAGTCAGGGTGA is a window of Cronobacter muytjensii ATCC 51329 DNA encoding:
- the aroB gene encoding 3-dehydroquinate synthase, producing the protein MERLTVTLGERSYPITIAAGLFNDPASFWPLRAGDQTMLVTNETLAPLWLDKVRSTLEQVGVKVDQVILPDGEQHKSLAVLETVFSALLEKPHGRDTTLIALGGGVIGDLTGFAAACYQRGVRFIQVPTTLLSQVDSSVGGKTAVNHPLGKNMIGAFWQPASVVVDLDCLKTLPARELSSGLAEVIKYGIILDRDFFVWLEENIDALLSLDGAAMAYCIRRCCEIKADVVAADERESGMRALLNLGHTFGHAIEAEMGYGNWLHGEAVAAGMVMAARAAQRLGQFEAQDVERIIALLKRAGLPVTGPSSMAAEAYLPHMMRDKKVLAGELRLVLPLAIGKSEVRGGVPHDLVLSAIADCQQA
- the dam gene encoding adenine-specific DNA-methyltransferase, with the translated sequence MKKYRAFLKWAGGKYPLLEDIKRHLPEGECLIEPFVGAGSVFLNTDYSRYVLSDINSDLISLYTTVKDKTDDYVSEARLLFTAEHNQAEVYYQLREEFNQSRDEFRRALLFLYLNRHGYNGLCRYNLRGEFNVPFGRYKKPYFPETELYHFAERAQNALFICESYDASMARAQQENSAVVYCDPPYAPLSATANFTAYHTNSFNLEQQQHLAQLAEGLQSQRIPVLISNHDTELTRQWYQQAKLHKVRVRRSISSNGGTRRKVDELLALYEA
- the trpS gene encoding tryptophan--tRNA ligase, translating into MSKPIVFSGAQPSGELTIGNYMGALRQWVNMQDDYHCIYCIVDQHAITVRQDPAALRKATLDTLALYLACGIDPKKSTIFVQSHVPEHAQLGWALNCYTYFGELSRMTQFKDKSARYAENINAGLFDYPVLMAADILLYQTNLVPVGEDQKQHLELSRDIAQRFNAIYGDIFRVPEPFIPKSGARVMSLLEPTKKMSKSDDNRNNVIGLLEDPKSVVKKIKRAVTDSDEPPVVRYDVANKAGVSNLLDILSAVTGQSIPELEQHFEGKMYGHLKGEVADAVSGMLTELQERYHRYRNDEDFLQSVMKEGAEKARAHAGETLKKVYEAIGFVAQP
- the rpe gene encoding ribulose-phosphate 3-epimerase translates to MKQYLIAPSILSADFARLGEDTARVLAAGADVVHFDVMDNHYVPNLTIGPMVLKALRDYGITAPIDVHLMVKPVDRLIPDFADAGASIITFHPEASEHIDRSLQLIKEHGCKAGLVFNPATPLSYLDYVMDKLDVILLMSVNPGFGGQSFIPQTLDKLKEVRQRIDASGRDIRLEVDGGVKVSNIGAIAAAGADMFVAGSAIFNEPDYQKVINDMRSELAKVSHG
- the aroK gene encoding shikimate kinase AroK: MAEKRNIFLVGPMGAGKSTIGRQLAQQLNMEFYDSDQEIEKRTGADVGWVFDVEGEEGFRDREEKVINELTEKQGIVLATGGGSVKSRETRNRLSARGVVVYLETTIEKQLARTQRDKKRPLLQVDTPPREVLEALANERNPLYEEIADVTIRTDDQSAKVVANQIIHMLENN
- the gph gene encoding phosphoglycolate phosphatase, producing the protein MDKLQSIRAVAFDLDGTLVDSAPGLTYAVDNALYALELPTAGEARVITWIGNGADVLVERALTWARQEKAALRAAAGKPAETDAIPEDEQARMMRRLFDRYYGEAVEAGSVLFPDVYETLGALRRHGLALGLVTNKPTPFVAPMLESLGIAEYFSIIIGGDDVQHKKPHPEPLLKVMEALQVSAQELLFVGDSRNDIQAAHAAGCASVGLSYGYNYGEAITLSNPDLVFDHFRDLLPAFGLPHSENQELKNE
- a CDS encoding YhfL family protein; protein product: MKNLIKLAMLAAVLSSLTACTGHIENKNKTCSYDYLLHPAISISKMIGGCGPAADQ
- the damX gene encoding cell division protein DamX, producing MDEFKPEDELKPDPSDRRPGRSRKPAEFDNEPQINIDDVDVDAEDRRPARTRRAQTEETYEADESLVDDEVQERRPRKRKKAPPKGPISRQHLMMALGILVLVLLIIGIGSALKGPDATKADDAQAQNAEKNIDLSGNAGSPSDQANGAQPQPGDTSAANQTTGNSPQDISLPPVSSTPTQAQTPAAPEGQQRVEVPGDLNNALTQQQGQIDNAVSGSTLPTEPATVAPVNGNGAASQQPPRDAAQAQTPARHNANTTRPERKQMVIESEPRKAQTTQSKPQQAPAKTTATEQKPASAPKRSEPATGTASAPVKAPASTAATAPKSSAPAASQSSAPAGGASAGNVGALKSAPGSHYTLQLSSSSNYNNLNAWAKKENLKNYVVYQTTRNGQPWYVLVSGVYGSKDEAKRAVSSLPADVQAKNPWAKPIHQVQADLK